One genomic segment of Mycolicibacterium chubuense NBB4 includes these proteins:
- a CDS encoding DUF2752 domain-containing protein gives MALSSTSGHRTRLFVGLGTGAALLGSLAYIGIGNPHSPDFVFPACPFRALTGWNCPACGGLRMTHDLLHGDVAAAIVDNVFLLVGLPLLLTWVLVQWRRGKAAANTPTLVVIVAAAVTWTIVRNLPGFPLVPTVLDG, from the coding sequence ATGGCACTTAGTTCCACATCGGGCCATCGCACCCGTCTGTTCGTCGGACTCGGCACCGGCGCAGCCTTGCTGGGCAGCTTGGCCTACATCGGGATCGGGAATCCCCACAGCCCCGATTTCGTCTTTCCGGCCTGCCCCTTCAGAGCCCTGACAGGCTGGAACTGCCCGGCCTGTGGCGGGCTTCGCATGACCCACGACCTTCTTCACGGCGATGTCGCCGCGGCCATCGTCGACAACGTCTTTCTCTTGGTCGGTCTGCCACTGCTGCTGACGTGGGTCCTTGTCCAGTGGCGCCGCGGGAAAGCCGCGGCGAACACTCCGACGCTGGTCGTCATCGTCGCGGCCGCCGTGACGTGGACGATCGTCCGCAATCTTCCGGGATTTCCGCTGGTCCCGACCGTTCTCGACGGGTAG
- the gltB gene encoding glutamate synthase large subunit, translating into MLFSALPEPQGLYDPGNESDSCGVAMVTDIQGRRSHSIVTDGLIALEHLEHRGAAGAEPNSGDGAGILIQVPVEFLRDVVDFDLPAPGVDGSNTFAAGICFLPQDQTARTHALGTVESIATEEGLEILGWREVPVDPDGADVGVTALGCMPYMAQVFVAASAHDGTRLGGIDLDRRVYPMRKRSERTGVYFPSLSSRTIVYKGMLTTMQLPQYFPDLRDERCVSAIAIVHSRFSTNTFPSWPLAHPFRFVAHNGEINTVRGNRNRMHAREAMLASTKIPGDLNRLSPICTPDASDSASFDEVLELLHLGGRSLPHAVLMMIPEAWENSDTMDPAERAFWQFHASLMEPWDGPACVTFTDGTLVGAVLDRNGLRPGRWWRTIDDRIILASESGVLDVPSAEVVAKGRLQPGKMFLIDTAAGRIISDDEVKESLAKAEPYGEWLHAGLLDLTALPDRVRVQPNHESVVRRQISFGYTEEDLRILLTPMAASGAEPLGSMGTDTPAAVLSQRSKLLYDYFIELFAQVTNPPLDAIREEVVTSMARIMGPEQNLLEPSAASCRQIRLNWPVLDNDELNKIVHINDDGEQPGLRTAVLKALYEVERGGEGLAEALDDLRLRACDAIARGARTLVISDRDSDHTKAPIPSLLAVSAVHHHLVRTKQRTTVALVVETGDAREVHHIAMLIGFGAAAVNPYLAFESIEDLIREGELTGIEPAAAVRNYLKALGKGVMKVMSKMGISTVASYTAAQAFEAVGIDRDVIDEYFTGTPTQLGGIGLDVIAEEVKLRHRRAYPENPTERVHRRLEVGGEYAFRREGELHLFTPEVVFLLQHSTRTGRYDVFEKYSDEVNRLAREGGALRGLFDFRKGLRPPVPLDEVESVESIVKRFNTGAMSYGSISAEAHETMAIAMNKIGGRSNSGEGGEDADRLYDPTRRSAVKQVASGRFGVTSDYLVNASDIQIKMAQGAKPGEGGQLPAYKVYPNIAKTRHSTPGVGLISPPPHHDIYSIEDLAQLIHDLKNANADARVHVKLVSSVGVGTVAAGVSKAHADVVLISGYDGGTGAAPLTSLKHAGAPWEIGLADAQQTLMLNGLRDRITVQCDGGMRTARDVMVAMLLGAEEYGFATAPLVVAGCIMMRVCHLDTCPVGVATQNPELRARFNGKPEFVENFFQFIAEDIRRYLAELGFRSIDEAVGHAEVLDTDMGVAHWKSRGLDLTPIFAVPAGDGPRRKVREQDHGLGQALDRTLIQLAEGALEDAHPVRLELPVRNVNRTVGTLLGSEVTRRYGAQGLPDDTIHVTLTGSAGQSIGAFLPPGITLELIGDANDYVGKGLSGGRVIVKPQDDVLFLPEDNVIAGNTLLYGATSGEVYLRGRVGERFAARNSGALAVVEGVGDHACEYMTGGRVVVLGKVGRNMAAGMSGGIAFVLGLDPRRVNTDMVELQDLEPEDLAWLREVIAQHAHVTDSTVATSVLSDWPRRSAQFTKIMPRDYQRVLQATRMAKAEGRDVDTAIMEASRG; encoded by the coding sequence ATGCTGTTTTCGGCATTGCCCGAACCCCAGGGTTTGTATGACCCCGGTAACGAGTCGGACTCCTGCGGTGTCGCGATGGTCACCGACATCCAGGGACGCCGTTCGCACTCGATCGTCACCGACGGTCTGATCGCACTGGAGCACCTCGAGCACCGGGGAGCAGCCGGGGCCGAGCCCAACAGCGGCGACGGAGCAGGCATCCTGATTCAGGTGCCCGTCGAGTTCCTGCGCGACGTCGTCGACTTCGATCTGCCCGCGCCTGGGGTCGACGGGTCCAACACCTTCGCCGCGGGGATCTGCTTTCTGCCGCAGGATCAGACTGCGCGGACCCACGCGCTCGGCACCGTCGAATCCATCGCCACGGAGGAGGGTCTCGAGATCCTCGGCTGGCGCGAGGTGCCCGTCGACCCCGACGGCGCCGACGTCGGCGTGACGGCCCTGGGCTGTATGCCGTACATGGCGCAGGTGTTCGTGGCCGCATCCGCGCACGACGGAACACGCCTCGGCGGAATCGATCTCGACCGCCGGGTGTACCCGATGCGCAAGCGATCCGAACGCACCGGCGTGTACTTCCCCTCGCTGTCCAGCCGCACCATCGTCTACAAGGGCATGCTCACCACAATGCAGCTGCCGCAATACTTTCCGGACCTCCGCGACGAGCGCTGCGTCAGCGCCATTGCGATCGTGCACAGCCGCTTCTCCACCAACACCTTTCCGTCGTGGCCGCTGGCGCATCCGTTCCGGTTCGTCGCCCACAACGGTGAGATCAACACCGTGCGCGGCAACCGCAACCGGATGCACGCCCGCGAAGCGATGCTCGCCAGCACCAAGATCCCCGGCGACCTCAACCGCCTCTCGCCGATCTGCACGCCCGACGCTTCCGACTCCGCCTCCTTCGACGAGGTCCTCGAGCTGCTGCACCTCGGCGGCCGCAGCCTGCCCCACGCCGTACTGATGATGATTCCCGAGGCGTGGGAGAACAGCGACACGATGGATCCTGCCGAGCGGGCGTTCTGGCAGTTCCACGCATCCCTGATGGAGCCGTGGGACGGCCCCGCGTGTGTCACCTTCACCGACGGCACACTTGTGGGAGCGGTGTTGGACCGCAATGGTTTACGCCCCGGGCGCTGGTGGCGCACCATCGACGACCGCATCATCCTCGCCAGCGAGAGCGGCGTGCTGGACGTGCCGTCTGCCGAGGTCGTCGCCAAGGGGCGTCTGCAACCCGGCAAGATGTTCCTCATCGACACCGCCGCCGGGCGCATCATCTCCGACGACGAGGTCAAAGAGAGTCTGGCGAAAGCCGAACCCTACGGAGAATGGCTGCACGCAGGACTCCTCGATCTCACGGCGCTGCCCGACCGGGTGCGGGTGCAGCCCAACCACGAGTCGGTGGTTCGCCGCCAGATCAGTTTCGGCTACACCGAGGAGGATCTGCGCATTCTGCTCACACCGATGGCAGCCTCCGGCGCAGAACCGCTCGGCTCGATGGGAACCGACACCCCGGCGGCCGTCCTCTCGCAACGTTCGAAGCTGCTCTACGACTACTTCATCGAACTCTTCGCCCAGGTGACCAACCCGCCGCTGGACGCCATCCGAGAAGAGGTGGTCACCTCGATGGCGCGCATCATGGGTCCCGAGCAGAATCTGCTCGAACCGTCGGCCGCTTCCTGCCGCCAGATCCGACTCAACTGGCCCGTCCTGGACAACGACGAGCTGAACAAGATCGTTCACATCAACGACGACGGGGAGCAACCGGGCCTGCGCACCGCCGTCCTGAAAGCTCTCTACGAGGTCGAACGCGGCGGCGAAGGCCTGGCCGAAGCCCTTGACGATCTGCGACTGCGCGCCTGTGACGCTATCGCCAGAGGCGCACGGACACTGGTCATCTCGGACCGCGACTCCGACCACACGAAGGCGCCCATCCCGTCCCTGCTGGCGGTGTCAGCCGTGCACCACCACCTCGTGCGCACCAAGCAGCGCACCACGGTGGCCCTCGTGGTGGAAACCGGTGACGCCCGCGAGGTCCACCACATCGCCATGCTGATCGGCTTCGGCGCGGCCGCGGTGAACCCCTATCTGGCCTTCGAGTCCATCGAGGACCTCATCCGGGAGGGTGAACTCACCGGCATCGAACCCGCCGCCGCGGTGCGCAACTACCTCAAGGCGCTCGGCAAGGGCGTCATGAAGGTGATGAGCAAGATGGGCATCTCGACGGTGGCGTCCTACACCGCCGCGCAAGCGTTCGAGGCCGTCGGCATCGACAGAGACGTCATCGACGAATACTTCACCGGCACCCCCACCCAACTCGGCGGCATCGGCCTCGACGTCATCGCCGAAGAGGTGAAACTCAGGCATCGCCGCGCCTACCCGGAGAACCCGACCGAACGGGTCCACCGGCGCCTGGAGGTCGGCGGCGAGTACGCCTTCCGCCGCGAAGGCGAACTGCACCTGTTCACCCCCGAAGTGGTGTTCCTGCTGCAACATTCGACGCGTACGGGCCGCTACGACGTCTTCGAGAAGTACTCCGACGAGGTCAACCGTCTCGCCAGAGAGGGCGGCGCACTGCGGGGTCTGTTCGACTTCCGGAAGGGACTCCGCCCGCCGGTGCCGTTGGACGAGGTCGAATCGGTCGAGTCGATCGTCAAACGGTTCAACACCGGTGCGATGAGCTACGGTTCGATCTCCGCCGAAGCACACGAGACCATGGCGATCGCGATGAACAAGATCGGGGGACGATCCAACTCCGGTGAAGGCGGCGAAGACGCCGACCGGCTCTACGATCCGACGCGGCGCAGCGCCGTCAAGCAGGTCGCCTCCGGCCGGTTCGGCGTCACCAGCGACTACCTGGTCAACGCCTCCGACATCCAGATCAAGATGGCGCAGGGCGCCAAACCCGGTGAGGGCGGCCAGCTTCCGGCATACAAGGTGTATCCGAACATCGCCAAGACCCGGCACTCCACCCCGGGCGTCGGGCTGATCTCGCCCCCGCCGCACCACGACATCTACTCGATCGAGGATCTTGCGCAGCTGATCCACGACCTCAAGAACGCCAACGCCGACGCGCGTGTCCACGTCAAGCTGGTCAGCTCGGTGGGGGTGGGCACCGTCGCGGCCGGGGTGTCGAAGGCGCACGCCGACGTCGTGCTGATCTCCGGTTACGACGGCGGCACCGGCGCCGCACCGCTGACCAGCCTCAAACACGCCGGCGCGCCGTGGGAGATCGGCTTGGCGGACGCCCAGCAGACGTTGATGCTCAACGGTTTGCGTGACCGCATCACCGTTCAGTGCGACGGCGGCATGCGCACGGCCCGCGACGTCATGGTCGCCATGCTCCTCGGCGCCGAGGAGTACGGCTTCGCCACCGCGCCGCTGGTGGTCGCCGGCTGCATCATGATGCGGGTCTGCCATCTCGACACCTGCCCGGTCGGTGTGGCCACGCAGAACCCGGAGCTGCGCGCACGCTTCAACGGCAAGCCCGAATTCGTGGAGAACTTCTTCCAGTTCATCGCCGAGGACATCCGCAGGTACCTCGCCGAGCTCGGGTTCCGCAGCATCGACGAGGCAGTGGGCCACGCCGAGGTCCTCGACACCGACATGGGTGTCGCGCACTGGAAGAGCAGGGGACTGGACCTGACGCCGATCTTCGCGGTGCCGGCCGGCGACGGCCCGCGCCGCAAGGTCCGCGAGCAGGACCACGGCCTCGGCCAGGCGCTCGACCGCACGCTGATCCAGCTCGCCGAGGGGGCACTCGAGGACGCGCATCCCGTGCGGCTGGAACTGCCGGTGCGCAACGTGAACCGGACGGTCGGCACGCTGCTCGGCAGCGAGGTCACCCGCCGCTACGGCGCGCAGGGCCTGCCGGACGACACCATTCACGTGACCCTGACCGGCTCCGCCGGTCAGTCGATCGGCGCCTTCCTGCCGCCGGGCATCACGCTCGAACTGATCGGTGACGCCAACGACTATGTCGGGAAAGGGCTTTCGGGCGGCCGGGTGATCGTCAAACCGCAGGATGACGTGCTGTTCCTGCCCGAGGACAACGTCATCGCGGGCAACACCCTGCTCTACGGCGCGACGTCGGGCGAGGTGTACCTGCGCGGCCGGGTCGGGGAGCGGTTCGCCGCGCGCAACTCCGGCGCGCTGGCCGTCGTCGAAGGTGTCGGCGACCACGCCTGCGAGTACATGACCGGCGGCCGTGTCGTCGTGCTGGGCAAGGTCGGCCGGAACATGGCCGCGGGCATGTCGGGCGGCATCGCCTTCGTCCTCGGTCTGGACCCGCGGCGGGTCAACACCGACATGGTCGAGTTGCAGGACCTCGAACCCGAGGACCTGGCCTGGCTGCGCGAGGTGATCGCCCAGCACGCGCATGTCACGGACAGCACAGTGGCGACGTCGGTGCTCTCCGACTGGCCGCGGCGCAGTGCGCAGTTCACGAAGATCATGCCGCGCGACTACCAGCGCGTGCTGCAGGCGACCCGGATGGCCAAGGCCGAGGGGCGCGACGTCGACACCGCGATCATGGAGGCGAGCCGTGGCTGA
- a CDS encoding glutamate synthase subunit beta encodes MADPHGFLEVAKVEATKRPVDERVGDWREVYERQDPHERAGEVSQQARRCMDCGIPFCHSGTAGCPLGNLIPEWNDLVRRGRWDAASDRLHATNNFPEFTGRLCPAPCEAACVLSIAEEQTGGSVTIKRIEQTIADQAWMDGIVEPQPAAIATGKRVAVVGSGPAGLAAAQQLTRAGHDVTVYERDDRIGGLMRYGIPEYKLEKRTLNQRLAQMRAEGTRFVTECEVGVDLSVEQLRARHDAVVLAVGALRARDNAVEGRDLEGVHLAMEHLVPANKECEGDGPSEISAKGKHVVIIGGGDTGADCLGTAHRQGALSVTQLDYNPEPPEYRDESRSPWPMWPVVLRTRLSPAHAEGGHRRYEVAVQRFLGDDQGRVRAVEIAEVRVDRDDSGRRVITPVGQSLQIPCELALLAIGFDGVEHMPLLDGLGLTLSGRGTLRCGQDWQTDAPGVFVCGDAHRGASLIVWAIAEGRSAAHAVDTYLMGESDLPAPVSPGALPLAVI; translated from the coding sequence GTGGCTGATCCGCATGGATTCCTCGAGGTGGCCAAGGTCGAGGCCACCAAGCGACCCGTCGACGAGCGGGTCGGCGACTGGCGCGAGGTGTACGAACGCCAAGACCCGCACGAACGTGCCGGAGAGGTCTCCCAGCAGGCCCGTCGCTGTATGGACTGCGGAATCCCGTTCTGTCACTCGGGAACTGCGGGCTGCCCGTTGGGGAACCTGATCCCCGAGTGGAACGACCTGGTGCGGCGCGGCAGGTGGGACGCGGCCAGCGACCGGCTGCACGCGACCAACAACTTCCCTGAGTTCACCGGCAGGCTCTGTCCGGCGCCGTGTGAGGCGGCGTGCGTGCTGTCGATCGCCGAGGAGCAGACCGGCGGCAGCGTGACGATCAAGCGCATCGAGCAGACCATCGCCGACCAGGCCTGGATGGACGGCATCGTCGAACCGCAGCCCGCCGCGATCGCCACCGGCAAGCGCGTCGCGGTCGTGGGATCCGGGCCCGCCGGCCTGGCCGCCGCGCAGCAGCTCACCCGCGCGGGCCACGACGTCACGGTCTACGAGCGTGATGACCGCATCGGCGGGCTGATGCGCTACGGCATCCCGGAGTACAAGCTGGAGAAGCGCACGCTCAACCAGCGCCTGGCCCAGATGCGGGCCGAGGGAACGCGTTTCGTCACCGAGTGCGAGGTCGGTGTGGACCTGTCCGTCGAGCAGCTGCGGGCCCGGCACGACGCCGTCGTGCTGGCGGTCGGTGCCCTGCGCGCCCGCGACAACGCCGTGGAGGGACGGGACCTCGAGGGCGTGCATCTCGCGATGGAACACCTGGTGCCCGCCAACAAGGAGTGCGAGGGCGACGGGCCCAGCGAGATCTCGGCGAAGGGCAAGCACGTCGTGATCATCGGTGGCGGCGACACCGGCGCGGACTGTCTCGGCACCGCGCACCGGCAGGGCGCCCTGTCGGTGACGCAGCTGGACTACAACCCGGAGCCACCCGAGTACCGCGACGAGTCCCGCTCACCGTGGCCGATGTGGCCGGTGGTGCTGCGCACCCGGCTGTCGCCCGCGCACGCCGAAGGCGGCCACCGGCGCTATGAGGTGGCCGTGCAGCGCTTCCTCGGCGACGATCAGGGCCGCGTGCGCGCCGTGGAGATCGCCGAGGTCAGAGTCGACCGCGACGACTCCGGCCGCCGCGTGATCACGCCGGTCGGCCAGTCCCTGCAGATCCCGTGCGAGTTGGCGCTGCTGGCCATCGGGTTCGACGGGGTGGAGCACATGCCGCTGCTCGACGGGCTCGGCCTCACCCTCAGCGGCCGCGGCACCCTGCGCTGCGGGCAGGACTGGCAGACCGACGCCCCGGGGGTGTTCGTCTGCGGCGACGCCCACCGCGGTGCGTCGCTGATCGTATGGGCGATCGCCGAGGGTCGCAGCGCCGCGCACGCCGTCGACACGTATCTGATGGGCGAGTCGGATCTTCCGGCGCCGGTCAGCCCCGGGGCCCTCCCGCTGGCCGTCATCTGA
- the pyk gene encoding pyruvate kinase — MNRRGKIVCTLGPATASEESVRKLVESGMDVARLNFSHGDYPDHEANYKRVRAASDATGHAVGILADLQGPKIRLGRFAEGSTVWSNGETVRITVEDFVGTHDRVSTTYKRLAEDAKPGDRVLVDDGNIGLVVEHIDGNDVVCSVTEGGKVSNNKGMSLPGMSVSAPALSEKDIEDLEFAVRLGVDLVALSFVRSPADVELVHEIMDRVGRRVPVIAKLEKPEAIDNLEAIVLAFDAIMVARGDLGVELPLEEVPLVQKRAIQMARENAKPVIVATQMLESMIENSRPTRAEASDVANAVLDGADAVMLSGETSVGKFPFETVKTMARIISAVEENSVAAPPLTHVPRTKRGVISYAARDIGERLDAKALVAFTQSGDTVRRLARLHTPLPVLAFTALPEVRSQLALTWGTETFIVPHISTTDGMIRQVDKSMLELGRYKRGDLVVIVAGAPPGTVGSTNLIHVHRIGEDDV; from the coding sequence GTGAATAGACGCGGAAAGATCGTCTGTACGCTGGGCCCGGCGACGGCCTCGGAAGAGTCCGTTCGCAAGCTCGTGGAGTCCGGGATGGACGTCGCCCGGCTGAACTTCAGCCACGGCGACTATCCCGACCACGAAGCCAACTACAAGCGGGTCAGAGCGGCCTCCGATGCGACGGGGCACGCCGTCGGCATCCTCGCCGACCTGCAGGGACCCAAGATCCGGCTCGGCCGGTTCGCCGAGGGCTCGACGGTGTGGAGCAACGGCGAGACGGTCCGGATCACCGTCGAGGACTTCGTCGGCACCCACGACCGGGTGTCGACCACCTACAAGCGGCTGGCCGAGGACGCCAAGCCCGGCGACCGGGTGCTCGTCGACGACGGCAACATCGGACTGGTCGTCGAACACATCGACGGCAACGACGTGGTGTGCTCGGTCACCGAGGGCGGCAAGGTCAGCAACAACAAGGGCATGTCCCTGCCCGGCATGAGTGTCTCGGCGCCCGCGCTGTCGGAGAAGGACATCGAAGACCTCGAGTTCGCGGTGCGCCTCGGCGTCGACCTGGTCGCGCTGTCGTTCGTGCGTTCACCCGCCGATGTCGAACTCGTGCACGAGATCATGGACCGCGTCGGGCGCCGGGTGCCGGTGATAGCGAAGCTGGAGAAGCCCGAGGCGATCGACAACCTCGAGGCGATCGTGCTGGCCTTCGACGCGATCATGGTCGCCCGCGGAGATCTGGGCGTCGAGCTGCCGCTCGAAGAGGTTCCGCTGGTCCAGAAGCGTGCCATCCAAATGGCAAGGGAGAACGCGAAACCCGTCATCGTCGCGACCCAGATGCTGGAGTCGATGATCGAGAACTCGCGGCCCACCCGGGCCGAGGCCTCCGATGTGGCGAACGCGGTGCTCGACGGCGCGGACGCGGTGATGCTCTCCGGTGAGACGTCGGTGGGCAAGTTCCCGTTCGAGACCGTCAAGACGATGGCGCGCATCATCAGCGCCGTCGAGGAGAACTCGGTGGCGGCTCCGCCGCTCACCCATGTGCCGCGCACCAAACGCGGCGTGATCTCCTACGCCGCCCGCGACATCGGGGAGCGGCTCGACGCCAAGGCGCTGGTCGCGTTCACGCAGTCCGGCGACACCGTCCGTCGTCTCGCCCGGCTGCACACACCGCTTCCCGTGCTGGCGTTCACCGCGCTGCCCGAGGTGCGCAGCCAGCTCGCGCTGACGTGGGGCACCGAGACCTTCATCGTTCCCCACATCTCGACGACGGACGGCATGATCCGCCAGGTGGACAAGTCGATGCTCGAGCTGGGCCGCTACAAGCGGGGGGACCTGGTGGTCATCGTCGCGGGCGCGCCTCCGGGCACAGTAGGCTCCACGAATCTGATCCACGTTCACCGCATCGGTGAGGACGACGTCTAG
- a CDS encoding acyl-CoA thioesterase II: MSPHADFDELLAILQLDQLDENTFTGAHPSKNPVRTFGGQMMAQAFVAAGRSLTHPIPPSALSVHFIAGGDPELDLEFQVVRLRDERRFANRRVDVVQKGQLLTTAMVSYLAGGRGLEHGVQPPPLGDPLTVPPIDDLLRGYEDVVPHFANALRPIEWRYTNDPAWIMRDKGERLEHNRVWMKAQGDMPDDPVLHAAALVYSSDTTVLDSIITTHGLSWGHDRIFAVTTNHSVWFHRPLRFDDWVLYSTSSPVAAESRGLGTGHFFDRSGALLATVVQEGIVKYFPARPTGSV; encoded by the coding sequence TTGTCGCCGCACGCCGACTTCGACGAACTGTTGGCGATCCTGCAGCTCGACCAGCTCGACGAGAACACCTTCACCGGCGCGCACCCGAGCAAAAACCCAGTGCGGACCTTCGGTGGTCAGATGATGGCGCAGGCGTTCGTGGCCGCGGGCCGCTCGCTGACCCATCCGATCCCGCCCAGCGCACTGTCGGTGCACTTCATCGCCGGCGGCGACCCGGAGCTCGACCTCGAGTTCCAGGTGGTGCGGCTGCGCGACGAGCGCCGGTTCGCGAACCGCCGCGTGGACGTCGTGCAGAAGGGTCAGCTGCTGACCACCGCGATGGTGTCGTACCTGGCCGGGGGCAGAGGACTCGAGCACGGAGTGCAGCCGCCACCGCTCGGCGATCCGCTGACCGTGCCGCCGATCGACGATCTGCTGCGGGGTTACGAGGACGTCGTGCCCCACTTCGCCAACGCGTTGCGGCCCATCGAGTGGCGCTACACCAACGACCCCGCCTGGATCATGCGGGACAAGGGCGAGCGCCTCGAGCACAACCGGGTGTGGATGAAGGCTCAGGGAGACATGCCCGACGACCCGGTACTGCACGCCGCGGCATTGGTGTACTCCTCGGACACCACCGTGCTCGACTCCATCATCACCACCCACGGCTTGTCGTGGGGTCATGACCGGATCTTCGCGGTGACCACCAACCACTCGGTGTGGTTTCACCGCCCGCTGCGGTTCGACGACTGGGTGCTCTACTCGACGAGTTCGCCGGTCGCCGCCGAGTCGCGCGGGCTCGGCACCGGCCACTTCTTCGACCGGTCCGGCGCGCTGCTGGCGACCGTCGTGCAGGAGGGAATCGTCAAGTACTTCCCGGCGCGGCCTACGGGGTCGGTGTGA
- a CDS encoding DUF4190 domain-containing protein — translation MSEPPPPPYGAYPGGYPPPPPQPYSGLPGGYPGSYPGGYPGSYPPPQAAPKNGLGTTALILAIVGLVLCWSVAGGIILGLCAIVIGFVARGRVKRNEATNGGVAIAGIVLGAVAVVAGLVFIPIYIGLFDKVGGNDYVDCLSRAGNDKEAAQRCADEFTQRVENQFSITVTPTP, via the coding sequence ATGAGCGAACCGCCGCCCCCTCCTTACGGCGCGTATCCGGGCGGCTATCCGCCCCCTCCGCCTCAGCCCTACAGCGGCCTTCCGGGGGGTTATCCGGGTAGCTACCCGGGCGGTTATCCGGGCAGTTATCCGCCTCCGCAGGCGGCGCCGAAGAACGGCCTCGGTACCACCGCCCTGATCCTCGCGATCGTCGGCCTCGTGCTGTGCTGGTCGGTCGCCGGCGGCATCATCCTCGGCCTGTGCGCGATCGTCATCGGGTTCGTCGCCCGAGGCCGCGTCAAGCGCAACGAGGCCACCAACGGCGGTGTCGCGATCGCCGGCATCGTGCTCGGGGCGGTGGCCGTCGTCGCCGGTCTGGTGTTCATCCCGATCTACATCGGGCTGTTCGACAAGGTCGGCGGCAACGACTACGTCGACTGCCTGAGCCGCGCCGGCAACGACAAGGAGGCCGCGCAGCGGTGCGCCGACGAGTTCACCCAGCGCGTCGAGAACCAGTTCTCCATCACGGTCACACCGACCCCGTAG